One genomic segment of Vagococcus intermedius includes these proteins:
- a CDS encoding MBL fold metallo-hydrolase, whose amino-acid sequence MKVTVLGYWGGYPWNNEGTSSYLLESEGFSLLIDAGSSTLNVLQEHLDPLTLDAVIISHYHHDHIADLGVLQYYRQLHNSTVTPKLLPIYGHMEDAYFSSLSLPDVSKGIGYQEHDRLVIGPFRLTFLRTVHPVVCFAMRIEEIKTGKVLVYTADSGYLASFNQFVANADILIADTYLFKGNEHHHAHFTSHEVGLMAAIGDVKQLILSHLAQDKDLTKLLEEAKEASGSKVSVCLAEKNLTVTI is encoded by the coding sequence ATGAAAGTGACAGTTTTAGGGTATTGGGGAGGTTATCCTTGGAACAATGAAGGGACAAGTTCTTATTTATTAGAGTCAGAGGGTTTTAGTTTATTGATAGATGCTGGAAGTAGTACGCTCAATGTTTTACAAGAACATTTGGACCCATTAACTTTGGATGCGGTTATTATTTCCCACTATCACCACGATCATATTGCTGATTTAGGTGTCCTGCAATATTATCGTCAATTGCATAACAGCACGGTAACACCAAAATTATTACCTATTTATGGTCATATGGAGGATGCTTATTTCTCAAGTCTTAGTTTGCCAGATGTCTCAAAAGGTATCGGTTATCAAGAGCATGATCGTCTTGTTATTGGTCCGTTCCGTTTAACTTTTTTACGGACTGTTCATCCAGTAGTTTGTTTCGCCATGAGGATTGAAGAAATAAAAACAGGAAAAGTTTTAGTTTATACGGCTGATTCTGGTTACTTAGCTAGTTTTAACCAGTTTGTAGCAAATGCTGATATTTTAATTGCAGATACTTATTTATTTAAAGGGAATGAACATCATCATGCTCATTTTACGTCTCATGAAGTCGGTTTGATGGCTGCTATAGGAGACGTTAAACAACTTATTTTAAGCCACTTAGCTCAAGATAAGGATTTAACTAAGCTATTGGAAGAAGCTAAGGAAGCCTCGGGAAGTAAAGTGTCAGTGTGTTTAGCAGAAAAAAATCTAACAGTTACAATTTAG
- a CDS encoding lipoate--protein ligase, which translates to MLYVPNEERDPRINLAIETFLMREMPLEEPILLFYINDPSIIIGRNQNTIEEINKEYVEEKGIHVVRRLSGGGAVYHDKGNLNFSFIMPDDGESFRDFAKVTQPIIDALHAMGVEGAQLKGRNDLVIDDRKFSGNAMYATNGRMFAHGTIMFDSDINEVVNALKVRKDKIESKGIKSIRSRVTNIKPFLADEYQGMTTIDFRQDILLRIFGVENLDEVKTYTLTEDDWAKINQISDNYYRNWNWNYGRSPEFDLVRRERFTIGSVEAKMNVSGGTLNDIRIFGDFFGLGEIKDVEEQLKGIKYDKPSITEAVETIDLKKYFGNIEVADLVNLLY; encoded by the coding sequence ATGCTGTATGTACCTAATGAAGAAAGAGACCCACGTATTAATTTAGCAATCGAAACATTTTTAATGAGAGAAATGCCTTTAGAAGAACCGATCTTATTATTTTATATCAATGATCCGTCAATTATTATTGGACGGAATCAAAATACGATTGAAGAAATTAATAAAGAATATGTAGAAGAAAAGGGAATTCACGTGGTCCGTCGATTAAGCGGTGGCGGAGCTGTTTATCATGATAAAGGTAACTTAAATTTTAGTTTTATCATGCCTGATGATGGTGAATCTTTCCGTGATTTTGCTAAAGTGACGCAACCTATTATAGATGCTCTGCACGCTATGGGAGTCGAGGGTGCACAACTAAAAGGCCGGAATGATTTAGTGATTGATGATCGTAAGTTTTCAGGAAATGCGATGTATGCGACTAATGGGCGAATGTTTGCTCATGGTACTATCATGTTTGACAGTGATATCAATGAAGTTGTTAATGCCTTAAAAGTCCGCAAAGATAAGATTGAATCAAAAGGAATTAAATCAATTCGCTCACGTGTAACCAATATTAAACCATTTTTAGCTGATGAGTATCAAGGAATGACAACTATTGATTTTCGTCAAGATATTTTGTTGCGTATCTTTGGTGTAGAAAATTTAGATGAGGTTAAAACGTATACCTTAACTGAGGATGATTGGGCAAAAATCAATCAAATTTCTGATAACTATTATCGCAATTGGAATTGGAATTATGGCCGTTCGCCAGAGTTCGATTTAGTCAGACGAGAACGCTTTACGATTGGCTCGGTAGAAGCAAAAATGAATGTTTCTGGTGGGACCTTAAATGATATTAGAATTTTTGGTGATTTCTTTGGGTTAGGTGAAATTAAAGATGTAGAAGAACAATTAAAAGGAATCAAATACGATAAACCAAGTATCACAGAAGCAGTTGAAACCATTGATTTGAAAAAATATTTTGGTAATATTGAAGTAGCTGACTTAGTCAATTTGTTATATTAA
- a CDS encoding M24 family metallopeptidase, whose product MNQERLDKVIAKMKEREVPQLLVSDPATIFYLTGKWIHPGERMLVLILKTSGEHILVINKLFPIENDMGIKLVSIDDTDDGVACLLNELDPSQVMGVDKNWPSHFLLRLMELSNATKFVIGSEITDDVRAIKTEAEKDLMRAASKDNDEAVDRLQALIKEELTELEMSKKLADIYDELGNSGFSFEPIVAYGANGADPHHETDASRVKEGDSIILDIGGVKEGYCSDMTRTFFYKSVSDKSREVYETVLEANKRAIALVKPGVKFSEIDAAARDYITEKGYGEYFTHRTGHFIGIECHEAGDVSGTNDNVVEPGMIFSVEPGIYIPGEVGVRIEDLVLATEDGYELLNHYPKELTIVG is encoded by the coding sequence ATGAATCAAGAACGTCTCGACAAAGTCATCGCCAAAATGAAAGAACGTGAAGTCCCACAGTTATTAGTATCGGACCCAGCGACTATTTTTTATTTAACAGGTAAGTGGATTCATCCTGGTGAGCGTATGTTAGTCTTAATTTTAAAAACTTCTGGGGAACACATCCTAGTCATTAATAAATTGTTCCCAATTGAAAATGATATGGGGATTAAATTAGTATCGATAGATGATACGGATGACGGTGTAGCCTGTCTCTTAAATGAATTAGACCCTAGTCAAGTCATGGGAGTAGATAAAAATTGGCCGTCACACTTCTTATTGAGATTGATGGAGCTAAGTAACGCAACAAAATTTGTGATTGGATCAGAAATCACTGATGACGTACGTGCTATTAAAACAGAAGCTGAAAAAGATTTGATGCGTGCAGCATCCAAAGATAATGATGAGGCAGTGGATCGCCTACAAGCTCTAATTAAAGAAGAATTAACAGAATTAGAGATGAGTAAAAAATTAGCAGATATTTATGATGAGTTAGGTAATTCAGGCTTCTCATTTGAGCCAATTGTGGCTTATGGTGCTAATGGAGCAGATCCGCATCATGAAACAGATGCGTCTCGGGTTAAAGAAGGCGATAGCATTATTTTAGATATTGGTGGCGTTAAAGAGGGTTATTGTTCAGATATGACGCGTACATTCTTCTATAAATCAGTGTCAGATAAGAGTCGTGAAGTTTATGAGACTGTTTTAGAAGCAAATAAGCGTGCCATTGCATTAGTTAAACCAGGCGTTAAATTTAGTGAGATCGATGCAGCAGCTCGTGATTATATTACTGAAAAAGGTTATGGCGAGTATTTTACTCACCGTACGGGTCATTTTATTGGCATTGAGTGTCATGAGGCGGGGGATGTTTCAGGTACGAATGATAACGTCGTTGAGCCGGGGATGATTTTCTCAGTAGAACCAGGTATTTATATTCCAGGAGAAGTGGGAGTTCGCATTGAAGATTTAGTTTTAGCAACAGAAGATGGTTATGAATTATTAAATCATTATCCAAAAGAGTTAACGATTGTTGGTTAA
- the trpS gene encoding tryptophan--tRNA ligase, with translation MDTIFSGIQPSGIPTIGNYIGAMQQFISLQDDYNCYYCVVDEHAITVPQDRLKLREQTLSLAALYLAVGLDPKKATIFIQSEVAAHAEAAWIVQCNTTIGELERMTQFKDKSQKNGQTSVSAALLTYPPLMVADIILYGSNLVPVGEDQKQHLELTRDFVDRFNTRYGSEKQPILVKPEVKIPKHGARIMSLQDPTKKMSKSDTNAKGYISMLDDPTVIRKKIKSAVTDSSGKIEYDIENKPGISNLLTIFSAMTGQSVTELAEHYANSGYGQFKTDLGEAIVAVLEPIQQRQKELLASDELDLILNEGAEKANKVAKKTLQRMRNAVGLGRKGRLSL, from the coding sequence ATGGATACTATTTTTTCTGGAATACAACCGAGTGGCATTCCCACTATCGGTAACTATATTGGTGCTATGCAACAATTTATTTCGCTACAAGATGACTACAACTGTTACTATTGTGTCGTAGATGAACACGCCATCACCGTCCCACAGGACCGCTTAAAATTACGAGAACAAACTCTTAGCTTAGCTGCTTTATATTTAGCAGTTGGCTTAGATCCTAAAAAAGCCACAATCTTCATCCAATCTGAAGTAGCTGCTCACGCTGAAGCAGCTTGGATTGTTCAATGTAACACAACAATTGGGGAATTAGAACGCATGACACAGTTTAAAGATAAATCACAAAAAAATGGACAAACCAGTGTTAGTGCCGCTCTTTTAACCTATCCACCACTGATGGTTGCCGATATTATCTTATATGGTAGTAATTTAGTACCTGTTGGCGAAGATCAAAAACAGCATTTAGAATTAACACGTGATTTTGTTGATCGCTTTAACACTCGTTACGGTTCTGAGAAACAACCAATTTTGGTCAAACCTGAGGTTAAGATTCCAAAACATGGCGCTCGCATCATGAGTCTACAAGATCCAACTAAAAAAATGAGCAAATCAGATACCAATGCTAAAGGCTATATTTCAATGCTTGACGACCCGACTGTCATTCGGAAAAAAATCAAATCAGCTGTTACAGACTCTAGTGGTAAAATTGAGTACGATATCGAAAATAAACCTGGTATCTCTAACTTACTTACTATCTTCTCAGCTATGACTGGTCAAAGCGTGACTGAGTTAGCTGAGCACTATGCGAACTCTGGTTATGGACAGTTTAAGACTGATCTAGGCGAGGCAATCGTTGCTGTTCTTGAACCTATTCAACAACGTCAAAAAGAATTGCTTGCTTCTGATGAATTGGATCTTATTTTAAATGAAGGGGCTGAAAAAGCCAATAAAGTTGCTAAAAAAACTTTACAACGTATGCGTAATGCCGTTGGTTTAGGTCGTAAAGGACGCTTATCACTATAA